AATAACAAGGAAGAGGTAAAGAAACGGTACACATGATCCTGAAAGAATGCACGGCGAAGTCTCATGATCTGCCGTTTGAAAACTTGTTGAATGCGACTACTGCGTTGCATGAAACGGTAAATCGTGTCCCGAAGCCCATCCAATGACAAGAGACGCCCAGCAAGCTTAGAGCGCGTTTCATATCGCTGCTTGTCGGGACACCACCGCCGCATCCCTGCAAGCCGAACTCCGTAAAGTTTGGTTGTTGTCTGCGCCGCTTTGTGCTCCTTACTTCGTAACTTAGCTTCTGGCGGGTTAAGACCGTACTGCCGCTTGCCCATCTTTAAATCAAGAACGCACGGATGTTGAAAACCGCTACATATGTCTTCGAGCACAATCATCTGTCTGAGCCCAACACCGGCAATCTTTTCGCCCTCTCCCGAGCGGTTTTCGGTAGTTTCACGGGGCGCGCTACTGGTTAATGCGCATTCCTGGGCGCTCTCTACCGCTTCAGCGCGTACGGAATCAACATCACCGGTAGGATTGACCCTCACATGATATAGGCCGTGGTACCGTGGTACAAATGGCGCTAACCTCACCAGGAACTCCCAATTCTTCACATCACGGGAGAAGAGGTGACCCTCTGTACTCGAAGACATATCGTGAGAAATGGGAAATCCGCCTTCGCCACCAACAGCCTCCTCGCCATTGCCCTCCCCGATGTCCTCTGCACAATCGCCGGCAACTCCATACGTTCCTGACGCACCGTGCCCACCAGCTTTCCAGTCACGAGGGGGTCCCACTAACGTATTGCTCGAATCGGGGTCGCCGTCATCGCCGGAAGCATCGCACTCCGCTACAAACTCATCCTCACAGACACCAGGGGTGAGTGGTGCCTTTGTGTCCTCCTCTGTCGTAGCATTCCCCTCCACAACAACCTTGTCATCTACATCCCCCATTTTGTCCCTACAATATGCCGCTTCCTCTGAGGCGTACAGGGCAGCAAAGAAAACTGCATATCGCTCAACGTACTCCTGCACTGGCTTCAACATTTCGTAAAAACTCTCCTCACGACGGGAGCAACTTTCCTTCATGAACACACCGTTGTGCTGAAACGCCAGATGATGACCGCCGATAGATGAGTGACCGCCACTTAAAGTAGCTGTGAATCCCTCAGCTGGTGAGACGGAGGTTTGGCTACCACCGCCCGTGCCGAACAGACCCGTTGCCCTCGCCGTAGAGAAACCATTTGCCACCCGGCGTCGGCGCTGTAATAAGTTGATACAGCGGCCTCCTTCCCCTGGCACCCGACCCAACACTCTACTGGCTACTGTGGAGTTTCCACTAATTCTACAACTGCAATGTTCCGTCTCCGCTTCATCGGAGGGTGTAAACCCTGAGTGGGCATCGTTGTAAGAAGACCGGCTCATGCTGCCATCACGTGGAAGAGGGTGGTTATCGGCAGATTGCTCTGCATGTGCCGGTCTTCTTGCGGTCACAGGAGATTGCGTCACGCTGCAAGATTCTCTTTCTCCATCTAAGCTCGGCCAGTGAACGTCGTCCATCCAACGCCACACGGGAGTTTCCGTCGGTGCATTATTTTCGTCATTGTCACTGCAAGCCGAACACTGGGTACTACCGGAGACTCTGCGCTTACCGATTGTATCATTCGTGCGTGAAAGCTCCCTCTGAACATTACTACTACTCGTACTCTCGACTATGCTTCTTATTTTGTCGATATGGCGACCACTACCAGGACCCCCTCCACCCTCCGCTGTAGGGAAGCCAACTAGCGCGTTACTGTTGTCGCATGCATCGGTATGTAAATCACTACTTCCATTTCCAACACCACTAGTTCTGCGTTCCCACATTGGAACGGTGGTAAAACTGTGGTTCCCATCACTGTGCTTCTGAGCGGGAGTAAGCTCTGCAGAGCTCCTGTAACCGTCAGCGTCATCGGTGCTTCCCTTCGCCTTCTCTAAATGTGAGGCCCGTGCATTTTCCGTCGCTTTTCTAGACACCGACCTGCATTCATTTGACTCGGGGAGATCTAATATTGCCACTACCGATGGCCGTACGGAGCTCCTTAATGAGTTTCTACGTAAattctcctcttcccccATGAATTCGGTACCACTTAGTTATACAGGGGTTGCACTAAAGTCACCCCtccccaacacacacacacacacacacacacacacacacacacacacttacaagGGTACACGCGTACCAAATACCAAACAGAGTTTTGTTCTCCCCTCCTGTTTTTGCTGTTACAAGGAGGAGataacctttaaaaaaaaaaacttcatcAACAATTGGAGAAACAGAACGGCATATGTGAAAAAGTGAATAAACGAGCAAGCAATGGTTGAATTTCAGGTTGTTAGGATAGCATCATCTCATTATAAATTTTACCGATAACAGTAAATGAGAAGGGTTAACACAGTCGCAAAACTGCGTTCATTAAACACGTcgcaaaaagggagagaaacacaaacaaagaatgattacagaacaaaacaaaaaaactacacccatccccctccctctcccaACCGTCTTTCCACCCatccaccccccccccccaaacacaaacacacgcaccTCTTAAGTTCATGTCCGGCCATATTTCCTTTAC
This portion of the Trypanosoma brucei brucei TREU927 chromosome 7, complete sequence genome encodes:
- a CDS encoding inositol polyphosphate kinase-like protein, putative, with the translated sequence MGEEENLRRNSLRSSVRPSVVAILDLPESNECRSVSRKATENARASHLEKAKGSTDDADGYRSSAELTPAQKHSDGNHSFTTVPMWERRTSGVGNGSSDLHTDACDNSNALVGFPTAEGGGGPGSGRHIDKIRSIVESTSSSNVQRELSRTNDTIGKRRVSGSTQCSACSDNDENNAPTETPVWRWMDDVHWPSLDGERESCSVTQSPVTARRPAHAEQSADNHPLPRDGSMSRSSYNDAHSGFTPSDEAETEHCSCRISGNSTVASRVLGRVPGEGGRCINLLQRRRRVANGFSTARATGLFGTGGGSQTSVSPAEGFTATLSGGHSSIGGHHLAFQHNGVFMKESCSRREESFYEMLKPVQEYVERYAVFFAALYASEEAAYCRDKMGDVDDKVVVEGNATTEEDTKAPLTPGVCEDEFVAECDASGDDGDPDSSNTLVGPPRDWKAGGHGASGTYGVAGDCAEDIGEGNGEEAVGGEGGFPISHDMSSSTEGHLFSRDVKNWEFLVRLAPFVPRYHGLYHVRVNPTGDVDSVRAEAVESAQECALTSSAPRETTENRSGEGEKIAGVGLRQMIVLEDICSGFQHPCVLDLKMGKRQYGLNPPEAKLRSKEHKAAQTTTKLYGVRLAGMRRWCPDKQRYETRSKLAGRLLSLDGLRDTIYRFMQRSSRIQQVFKRQIMRLRRAFFQDHVYRFFTSSLLFVYDADDPLTSARVVMVDFAFTYEREELLRGGDADAEQDKDVGYIEALKTVLDMLT